TATTAACTACAGTTAAATTTTATTGGattgcattttatattttattattaatcaaagtaatgaaatatgaaaagacgctaaaaatgagaaagaaaattaactgattgaattaaataaatttgtattatattattaattttctcaCAAACTCCATGCTTCATGTTGCGCAAGCAATAGACGTGAAAAGCAATGCATCATTATTAGCAGGTTTTCAAATTCCATGCTtcaatttaattgttttatgaaaTTCAAGTTTTTTTCAATAGccaatgaaattttaatatgcCTAAGAAAAATTGTAACTTTATAATGTTGCTCTTGAAAGCAAGTATGAAAGCAAGAGAGGTAAACCAGTCTGTCAATATCTTGAATTGTTtataatttcatgcatattgagTAATCGGTGATGCGATAATTCTACGAGTTAAGTAAGGTAAAACTGAATAGCCGCAAATCTCCAACTAAACTATGTCTTCCCATATGAtaatatctatttttttcaaacCAACAGGTTGTGGATTCATATCTTGGTGCAGAATTGTTACTTTTGAAGCTTTCTGAAGGCAAAAGTATACCTGCAAAAATAAGTGAAGATTTTGCAAAATAGTTGCtcacatatatttttttaattgtttgcaataatataatgaatagaataaaatacagtaataaaaaggaaagacaagaaactaaaataagataagcatcaaaagtaaaataacataattaaaaacacAAATTAGATTAAATAGTTGGGAGAGAAAGATAATACTCCACATGATTTGACGGACATAAACATCTTTGCcgaaatagtattttttttattaataggattggtatttatagatgattttataGTAACTCAATggtatagtattatttattgcaaattaaattaataataaatatcttttagagtaaaggtcaaaattggtcctgaacatatgctcattttatcattttggtcctaaacattatcttttgaccaacttaaacaatttttaattatttaatcatcaaaattttttttttaaataaaatcataaataatttgattatttaaaaattgtttaagttgtaataaatagtttatgattttttgatgataaacacaattttgaccaacttaaacaaattgtaagtatttaatcatcaaaattattatttttaaataaaatcataaataatttaattattaaattttttaggttgtaataaataatttatgattttttgatgataaatacaattttgaccaacttaaacaaattttaagtatttaatcatcaaaattattatttttaaataaaatcataaataatttaattatttaaaaattgtttaagttgtaataaataatttatgattttttgatgataaacacaattttgaccaacttaaacaaattttaagtatttaatcatcaaaattattatttttaaataaaatcataaataacttaattatttaaaaattgtttaagttggaataaataaattaattatttaaaaattatttaattatttctaataaataatttatgattttatttaaacaaataattttgatgattaaataattaaaaattgtttaagttggtcaaaattgtgattaaaatcgttgaccgttaaatattaacagaattgttgacggaggaccaattgtgatccgatttgaaatgtccaggaccaaaaaattcaaaagataaagtttaggaccaaaatgataaaatgagcatatgttcaggaccaattttggcatttactctATCTTTTATATCTTGTGACCTTTCAAATTATTCAAGTGGAAGTGAAGAGacaaaacacaattttttaaaattaaatttgaccgcTTGATTTTTTCGCACGCTTTGTTAGATTAGATAATTTAGTATGGAAACATATGCATGATTATAATGTAATATTAGTAATGGATCATAGTATCGAAACCTTTCCAATCATAAATCAAACACAACAATATTCAAGAAAatacataaaagaaaattaaacaccacataatattaaattaattgaaaccATCATTTTCGCACAATACTACTAAATAGATTGATTTTTCTTAGAGTGTATCATGTACATAACttgttttatataaataaaacctttttatttttctaattattacacaaatgcataaaaaccttttcatttctCTAGTTACTACATAAATAATGGCGTTAGTTGTGGAAGGAGATCATGGGAACCTTTTAATTTCTCTAATTactacacaaataaataaaaaatgtgagagtttttattcttaaatgtcTAGATTGTAGtctttaaattatatatttaagcttAAATGATAATTCCATAAATTCCCCTAAAACTCCCccttatatatgtatagatatttTAGAAGATCATTTACTTTGAATATTCCCGATAGACCATAAGATGATACTcctataatataattataattacgaAATAGGATGTCATCAATTActagggaaaataagaaaatcagtactccctctatcccattagaaatgaaacgttttcctttttttggctgtcccaataaaaatgaaacctttcttaaaatataaacaacactatctctactttttcttctttcttactttactctctcttcattaactcacaaaacaacactgcataaaatctcgtgtcgaaaaccaaatgtttcCTATTtattgagacggagggagtataaagaaaataaagttataAAAAGAGCGTCTAAAAAATAAATCTCGATATCCAACGAGATATCCTAAGTCGAACTTCGCTTTCTCCGCCCCCTTCCTTTATTACTTCCTAATTCTTCCTCCACCTCAACTTCAATCTCTCCGCCATTGTTCTTCGCCATTGATTCCATTACTCAGCAATGGCGCAGGCACTCAATTTCTCCATTTCCACCTCCTATTCCCCCAAACCCCTAATCTCTCACCGTTTTCACTCCATTTCCCGCTTTACCCTCCTCAAAAACCCTAGCAAAACCTCGCTCTCCATCAAAGCGTCCGCTTCCGACAACGGCGCCGGCACCACCGTGCAGGACGCCGTCTCCTTCTTCGCCGCGGCCGCCGATTCTGCTGGCTCGATCGAGGTCGATGCAGTGACGGAGGCGGAGCTCAAGGAGAACGGATTCCGGAGCACGCGCCGCACGAAGCTCATCTGCACGATCGGCCCCGCCACGTGCAAGCCGGAGCAGCTGGAGGCGCTGGCCGTCGGGGGGATGAATGTCGCCAGGCTTAACATGTGCCACGGCACCAGGGAGTGGCATCGGGAGGTGATTCAGCGTCTGAGGAGGTTGAATGAGGAGAAGGGGTATGCCGTTGCTATTATGATGGATACGGAGGGGAGTGAGATTCACATGGGGGATCTTGGCGGCGCTCCGTCTGCCAAAGCTGAGGTACTGATAGAAATTTCATGAGCATtgattttcttttgaatttacaATCACTTAATTGTTACTTGTATTTCTCAAGGACACAGAATTTGGTTGACTGTAGTTATTATTAGTTGCAACTAGAAGATTTCGTTAGAGGGTTAGGGACAATGCTGTTACTATGGAACTACTTTTCCACTCAATACGGTCATTGCAGATAAATGGAACTTAGAAATATTTCTTCTTTCTTAAGTTTGAGGAACAACATGGCTGTGGCATTTGTATTTTCAGAAATTAACCAATCACTTACATAGTTACATATAGAAAGATGACTGACTCCAGCAAATAAATTTAAGGAACCTTTCAACTTTAATGAGATTTTCTGGTAGTACAATATCAGAGCATAAATTTGGAAAAGGAAGTTGTATATTGTAAAAAAAAGAATCAAATTTACCAAATGATATTGTCCTTGATAGAACAAGAATATCTAGTAAGTGTTAGTTAAACTAACCAATGATGAGGTTTTTTTTGCTGAAGTAGACTGAATGATGTCAAATTTTCTTGTACATGGCAATCGATATGTTTTTAGTTACTGTCTGGAAAAATATCCTCATATCTTCTCAGGTTTTGTGATATATAAATTGTTTGGTCTATCTCTGGCCAAAGATGGGTCCTTTTATTATCTAAATTGTCAGGAACAAATATCTTGTTTCCTAGAACTAAGGAGTCTCTTTCTTGAAGTAAACCTCATTTGAGGAATATTGTGAGTCCACTATTTCCAAACCACTGAATTTGTGCTAATGAAGTCACGTTTCCAACAAAATATCAACTCTTTGACATTCTTCTGAATCTTAACATTGATTGAAAAGATGGGTATTTGAGGTTGATGTAGTATCATGCTATATTGTACTTCTTCCATTCaccaaaaatagtctcattGGTGCATGATACGGGattaaatgtaaaattggtgaagtaagagagagaaagagatgtgTGGGTAAAATAGGATGGAGAAAGACAAAAATGTGGGTAAAGTATTGAGAGAGAAAGGGATAAAGTGGGGTAATAAATTGGgagaaacttttcatttttggcATGGgactaattttggtggatgaCTGAAATGGAAACATGAGACTAGTTTTtgtggacggaaggagtatgatTTATGATGTATTTGCATGATTCATGGGTGATGGGACAATAGCTATACATTTGATTAGTTTTGATTCATAGAATAAAGCATCATAGTATCATACACAATACAAGCCCAGGACTTATATCTATCTACACACCTTAAGATTGTAGTGAAGATAACGCATACCGTCTTTTAAAATGAATGGATAAGAAGCTCCAGCATATATGAGATTTTCAATAAGCATGAACTCTCTATCGGAGACATGCGTGGAACCTTGCATTTTGTAAGATGAATTGATGATTTGGCCCTAAGATTGCAAGCACATATATCTCGAGCTAAATCTGAGGTTCTGTATCTTTTGCAGGATGGTGAAATATGGACTTTCAGTGTTCGAGAATTTGATTCTGGTCTCCCTGAGCACACAATTATTGTGAACTATGGTGGCTTTGCCGAAGGTTGAAAACCCATTTCTGTACAGTAGTATTTAATTACTTACTTTTGTCTCATTTGTAGTGAACAAAATTGATTTATCTTGCGATAATAAAATTCGGATTCTTGCATGGCAGATATAAAAGTAGGCGATGAACTTCTAGTTGATGGTGGAATGGTGAGGTTTGAAGTGATTGAGAAAATTGGTCCAGATGTTAAGTGTCGCTGTACGGATCCTGGACTTTTGCTACCTCGGGCTAATCTTACATTCTGGAGAGATGGGAGCTTAGTGCGTGAACGTAATGCAATGCTTCCCACGATATCCTCAAAGGTATGTGTTTCTCTTGGGACTTGCTTTCACAAAGTTTGAACCAGCCAACTTTGTGCTATTAAACCATTTATGAAAAAGGCTTCATCATCTTACTTTGCTAGGTATTGAGTTAGTTTACCAATTGCCATTGTGCTGATATATACTCCCTTCACCCCGGATTAACTGAAGCAGTTCTTTTGGTCACAAGaattaagaaaaagttgtttagttagttaaattggaagataataaagtaggagggagaataaaataggagagggagaagagagtTAACTTTTgccataaaaaaggaaatgagtcAATTAAACTGCGACGTCCCGAAAAGGTACAAATCAATTaatttgggacggagggagtatctattTGTTATTGTCATCATCTTTATTTACTCTGATCACACAGTTGTATTTGGATAATTAGTCTGACTTAGCGTCACTTGTTAGGATTGGCTGGACATTGATTTTGGGATTGCTGAGGGGGTTGATTTTATTGCTATATCATTTGTTAAGTCTGCGGAAGTTATAAAGCACCTCAGGAGCTATATCCAGGCACGGGCTCGTGATAGGTGAGAAGCATTCTCATTATATTTCAGATTTTTATATTCTGTTGTAGAGGCTGTAATATCTGTCAATCTTCATTACCCGGAATTATTTGCATGCTCTTGGTTTGTAAGTCCTCTATTCATTAGTCCTAACTTCATTTGGTCTTTTCTACATGATAACCATCTGAAAGTCATGCTCACACTTTCACATTGCTGTTATTTTTTTCATGCACCCAGATGTGAAATTAGCAGAGAAAATATGGAGATTATGCATGTTCTTCTGAATCATAAATACTTTATAttgctatttttttttctcattttaagatatacaaatatatCTGTGTCAAAGTAATAAAATGATCCTATGATGCAGTGACATTTCCGTGATTGCAAAAATTGAAAGTATCGACTCATTAAAGAACTTGGAGGAAATCATAATAGCATCAGATGGAGCTATGGTGGCAAGAGGAGATCTCGGTGCACAGATCCCGTTGGAGCAGGTCCCATCAGAGCAACAAAAGATTGTACAGCTCTGCAGGCAGTTAAACAAGCCAGTTATTGTTGCCAGCCAGTTACTTGAATCGATGATAGAATACCCCACACCTACAAGAGCTGAAGTAGCTGATGTTTCTGAAGCAGTTCGCCAGCGATCAGATGCCTTAATGCTTTCTGGTGAGTCTGCCATGGGCCAGTTCCCTGACAAAGCATTGACTGTTCTCAGAAGTGTTAGTCTAAGAATAGAGAAATGGTGGAGAGATGAGAAACGCCATGAAGCTATGGAACTCCCTGGAATCACATCCTCTTTTGGAGACAGAATTTCAGAAGAGATTTGCAACTCTACTGCTAAGATGGGTAAGAAGtgcttacttttttttttaatttgttttatattcTTTGCCTCAACTAAGGAGGCCATGCCACTAGATGCTGTTAAGTACTAGCCCTTAACTTATTGAAAGAGGGAATCATGACATAATTGCTCCAGAACAAGGCTATTGAATGGAAACCTTGTAGTAGTTTACTTCTTTCTCCTGCTTCTCAGATTTATAAATGTGCAAACATCTCAAATATGTAGGTGTTTTGGTGTATCACCAACTTCGTGCTTGTTAATCTAACATTTATGTCTCACAATTTATGAATTTCTAGTTAGCAATACATATTTGGAGCTGTGCACATACTCTACGGatcttatatatttatagtgCAAGTTGCTAATACGTGATCTTATAATGCAGCCAACAATCTGGGTGTGGACGCTATTTTTGTTTACACTAAAACAGGTCACATGGCATCTCTCCTATCACGCTGCCGTCCTGACTGCCCCATTTTCGCATTTACTACATCAACATCTGTACGCAGACGCCTGAACCTGCAATGGGGTCTAATACCTTTCCGCTTGAGCTTTTCTGATGATATGGACAGCAACCTCAACAAGACTTTCTTTTTGCTAAAATCCCGGGGAATGATAAAGTCAGGAGACCTGGTTATTGCTGTCTCTGACATGTTGCAATCTATTCAAGTTATGAATGTCCCATAAAACATCCTATTTCCATGGAGGGATGGCTCAGTTCACCATCATCATTTTCACATCTTTACTGGTGTTTGTGGCATAAGCATTTACTAGACTTCGGTTGTTGATGTTGAAGGATGAGACGTGTGTTTACTGGATGCTTGTCAGCCAAGAGGCAACTTAGCCTCGAAGGAGAGCTTTTCTTTCTAGAATATAGAGTGATGCTAGGCTCTTGTATTTTCTGTTTGTTTACATTGTTCTGAAGGCTTATTAACAACTGGGGTGTATGTTACTCGACTTTTTTATTCGAAGCTTTGTTTTGTGCTATACAATGTTTATTATTCGGACCAAGTAGCTGCAGATATCTACGAACAACTGTCGAAGTTGTTTGTTCTAACATATACTCGGTCTTTGGCTCCATCCCTTTAACTGATTTCGGTGATATAATCTTTGCAGTTTGACAAAGAGCACCACATGTTGAGGTAGAAGCAATCTGATATAGTCATGTCTCCGAGGTATAGAAGAAGTGGAATTTGCTTGAAGAAGGTGATTCAGACAGGTTTGTCGTTTTACCTCTTTTGCATTTTCTCGTACGGCAATATTTGTGTGGTTTATTTAATCAATGGCAGCAAAATTAATATTGGTGACACCAATTGGACCTTTTCAATTCATTGAGCATACAAATAGCTAGGAATGTCAATCGCGCCGgtcctactcgggttgcgggtcaatcgggtgtgggctaatcgggttgtgaattctttcgggttgtaaaagttcaaccctaaccctaaaagctcgggtttcgagCTAGCCCAACTGATTAATCGGattgctaccgataagattaacatgcgatcaatccaataaataatgatgaaaattagttatattcataaaatgtaaaatatttaattatgataaatttgagatatatggtcaaattcaatcataaacatgatcaaatattaatatttgagatatttgtatttgagatatttcgtgaaattttaatgcatgttttagaaatttaaatattttttaagtgaatttaaagtttttaatttatttatcaattattatattaataaaaatttaatatataatttgtatatttaatataaaattgagtgCTATTTTTTTAGCTATCTAtatcataaaattaatcaattaagtgtcgaattaggagtaaaacatagaataatagaaattttatcgggttttcgggtctagccctaacgggtcgcgggctaattgagttttaattttatcgggctagaaatttccagccctaaccctTTAAATTTGgtgggctattcgggccagcccacgggttgcgggctacattcCCTACAAATGGCTTCACATGAAAAATAGTGGAGTAGATGAGGACTATTCATTAATAATGGTTCCACATTTATCCCCGTAACCGTAGTGACTTGAATATTTTACTTGTTCGTTGAAGGAGAAGCGTCTGTTGAAGGAGAAGCGTCTTGCCAACGTATACCCCTTCTTGAATTACCTGTCAAATAGGATGACTAGAGCTATCTGATAAACCTTCTGATATTGACTATACAACTGCATTTAATCTTGAATATTATCATTGACCATTAATTTATCCCTCATATTGATCCTCCATTGCTTTTATATTGTTGTTATTTTAGTAAAgcatattttactaattttgtactgctactattattataatttagtCCAGTGGTTGTTAACTTATTGTTCATCAAGATTGCTTTCACCTCTACTCATTTGACTTATAGAATTTACCAAAATGTGACATAATTTACTACCTATTTCTCAACCTATAGCTATTTAATTGGACATGACACGCTTTCTGTCTACAAATATTTCACTACAAAACAATAATAGTGATGATGAAAAACTTgtacccaaaaaatgcataattacaCCATGGGCCCTAATTTTCGTCATCGTTTTGTGTTGATGAAAACAATCTCAGAGAAAAAAGGTTCACAGAAAAGAGACCTCTCCCAACTagctttggcttcttccaaaacacacaaacactaaCACAAGACAAGATTATGTATTGAAAACGTTGGTATCAAATTGGACAAATGGTTTATGTAGCCCCAATTGGATTGTCAAGAATCATGATTGCCATATTGAATATTGGGATATAATTTTCTCTACTAATAGTATGGAGATATGATCGATCAATTTGAAGATATAAGGCTTCCAAAAAAGATTTCTTAAAAATATCAGTTTCTTAAACatatacaaaaatatttattcttAGGTGCGTTCATATTTGTACCATTTTTATTTGGTTTACGTATAAAAGGATTTCGTTCCTTTAATATCTTCAACATATTAAGGTTTACGACTGAGGTTTGGTTTCTTAGAAAAATGCAACCAAGCAAAATTGTAAACTGTAATATAATAACAAagaatgataataatattctaatatGATTCCCTCCTTTCCAAAAAAATTGTTCTTTTGCCATTTTATTTCGTCCAGTAAAATTAGactgtttttatttatttttttaaatcaccccacaatatattagtaatatatgaCTTCCACAATCTATTACTAATAGTCATATTGCAACTatttgcattttcttttatattttaccaattttgtagtAAATCTATGTTGTCatcaaattttctatttttgaaggACTGGTGGAGTATTATTTCTGAAACAGTAAAATTTTAGAGTTGGAACAtttgataaaaaataatttagaatCAAATTTGCTTTAATACGTATgctatatgtttttatttgcatgaactattttatattatgtttTAAATAGGGTGAATTACAGAAACAAAAATATGTTGTTAATGATGTttacatttttttcaataaataaatactagtacttcGTGAGAGATCTCTGGgctaaaataatcttatttgtgtttttttcttttttccttttttttcctttttgctATTTCATcctttatttttgataaatgaatataaataaacCTTAGACCTGTGGTATGCATTATCATTTTACTATTGGGCCAATTCACACCCATCTTCCATCTACCTTTTGTTTTTTGCTTCGAAGCTAGTTTAGTCATTTTCTCTATCATCtctcatt
This DNA window, taken from Salvia splendens isolate huo1 chromosome 18, SspV2, whole genome shotgun sequence, encodes the following:
- the LOC121775735 gene encoding pyruvate kinase isozyme A, chloroplastic-like, with protein sequence MAQALNFSISTSYSPKPLISHRFHSISRFTLLKNPSKTSLSIKASASDNGAGTTVQDAVSFFAAAADSAGSIEVDAVTEAELKENGFRSTRRTKLICTIGPATCKPEQLEALAVGGMNVARLNMCHGTREWHREVIQRLRRLNEEKGYAVAIMMDTEGSEIHMGDLGGAPSAKAEDGEIWTFSVREFDSGLPEHTIIVNYGGFAEDIKVGDELLVDGGMVRFEVIEKIGPDVKCRCTDPGLLLPRANLTFWRDGSLVRERNAMLPTISSKDWLDIDFGIAEGVDFIAISFVKSAEVIKHLRSYIQARARDSDISVIAKIESIDSLKNLEEIIIASDGAMVARGDLGAQIPLEQVPSEQQKIVQLCRQLNKPVIVASQLLESMIEYPTPTRAEVADVSEAVRQRSDALMLSGESAMGQFPDKALTVLRSVSLRIEKWWRDEKRHEAMELPGITSSFGDRISEEICNSTAKMANNLGVDAIFVYTKTGHMASLLSRCRPDCPIFAFTTSTSVRRRLNLQWGLIPFRLSFSDDMDSNLNKTFFLLKSRGMIKSGDLVIAVSDMLQSIQVMNVP